A stretch of the Conger conger chromosome 3, fConCon1.1, whole genome shotgun sequence genome encodes the following:
- the cdhr2 gene encoding cadherin-related family member 2: protein MTVQVVATDPSITGDCCSTATVTIKINDTNDNAPTFQKETYSLEVKEHSAVGTIIATITARDDDEQGTDNSRMRFEIVPSEFSQNFTIDEFKGILENNGPLDREALDPLANGVIKLNVSVHDMGVPSKSAYVTVLINVENINDNTPKFRSNNYVFYVNESIKNAFVGSVFAYDADQVNNRISFDITEGSLATFAVTAVQEADGTGYIGNIALDQDIELDYEQQKGPYIFSVVASDTDGKKDVARVEVHVKDVNDERPQFPSGQTVEVKENTNETVVGKVEGNDLDGNHMLMYELLSSKCRCESVMGPCQQDWFNLLPSGDVTVNPEIVIDYEECDQVIMEVQVVDILTEKGANNSIAGELQINIEDVNDNVPQFIISEATDRDSGNNKDITFSILNMEFVSTDNTASEETLFQVSGVTDPTVTDPVRFILLGLIGGLLIVLIVMITSLVCTQRNYKRKLKASKALQSDAMVATENQKPSAIVPGSNQMKANPVLNLIIDTTTDLGFDEEDSCTDKVSVNSLDYNIDLNMTEKDTAPMMVIEEENEEENEYHLYVEPLDFALASRGEKRRAPDAPKSFVNPILDTTDL from the exons GCCCGCGATGATGACGAACAAGGCACCGACAACAGTAGGATGCGTTTCGAAATTGTGCCTAGTGAGTTCAGCCAGAACTTCACCATTGATGAGTTCAAAGGCATATTGGAGAACAATGGACCTCTGGACAGAGAGGCTCTTGACCCCTTGGCTAATGGCGTCATTAAACTAAATGTGTCGGTGCATGATATGGGTGTGCCCAGCAAATCAGCATATGTTACAGTCCTGATCAACGTGGAG AACATCAACGATAACACACCTAAATTCAGAAGTAATAATTACGTGTTCTACGTCAACGAAAGCATCAAAA ATGCATTTGTGGGCTCTGTGTTTGCCTACGATGCTGACCAGGTCAACAACCGCATCTCCTTCGACATTACTGAGGGCAGCTTGGCGACCTTTGCTGTTACGGCAGTGCAGGAAGCGGATGGGACAGGATACATTGGGAACATAGCTCTGGACCAGGACATCGAGCTGGACTATGAGCAGCAGAAAGGGCCTTACATCTTCTCGGTGGTGGCCAGCGATACAGATGGCAAGAAGGACGTGGCTAGGGTGGAAGTGCACGTGAAGGATGTGAATGACGAGCGGCCTCAGTTTCCATCTGGCCAGACCGTGGAGGTGAAGGAGAACACCAATGAGACTGTGGTGGGCAAGGTCGAAGGGAACGACCTGGACGGCAACCACATGCTGATGTATGAGCTCCTCTCTTCAAAATGCCGCTGCGAAAGTGTCATGGGGCCATGCCAGCAGGACTGGTTCAATCTGCTCCCCTCAGGCGATGTGACTGTTAACCCAGAGATTGTTATTGATTATGAGGAATGCGACCAGGTCATCATGGAAGTCCAAGTGGTTGACATCTTGACTGAGAAAGGGGCAAATAACAGCATTGCAG GAGAGCTACAAATTAACATTGAGGACGTCAATGACAATGTGCCCCAGTTCATCATCTCTGAG GCAACGGATCGGGATTCCGGGAACAACAAGGATATCACTTTCAGCATACTGAACATGGAATTTGTCAGTACAGATAACACGGCCTCTGAAGAAACCCTCTTCCAG GTGTCCGGCGTTACAGACCCAACAGTCACCGACCCCGTGCGCTTCATCCTGCTGGGCTTGATTGGGGGTCTCCTGATTGTCCTGATTGTCATGATAACATCCCTGGTCTGCACCCAGAGGAA CTACAAGAGGAAGCTGAAGGCATCCAAGGCCCTGCAATCGGATGCGATGGTGGCAACAGAAAACCAGAAACCCAGCGCCATTGTCCCTGGCAGCAACCAAatgaa ggcTAACCCGGTGCTGAATTTAATCATTGACACAACGACAGACCTTGGCTTTGACGAGGAAGACTCCTGCACAGACAAAGTCAG TGTGAACTCCTTGGATTACAACATTGATTTGAACATGACTGAGAAGGACACAGCGCCTATGATG gtgaTAGAGGAGGAGAACGAGGAGGAGAACGAGTATCACCTGTATGTTGAGCCGTTGGACTTCGCTCTGGCTTCACgtggggagaagaggagggctCCAGATGCTCCCAAATCCTTCGTCAACCCCATCCTTGATACCACTGACTTATAA
- the LOC133124849 gene encoding G protein-regulated inducer of neurite outgrowth 1, with the protein MMEGPTITASGPSLDRHCNQVPEGAGMREVNSNSERSQPAPGEGSETRPPPSRAVGDTFSDGVTQPSKHAEQPSGDVNKEKALEHFTTEDSVQQANPAFPVTGDTPSELSKVPARNDQGHSNTQQTFGRSMTVVNQEPTILVTNHDSTSQESDEGETPLQSHSSESEERKEDDTGPAKPDHEAECSGDTLGSSVGKTVAEEKKEGTEDVQPGIVENHANKPREKVTGVCGLTRLSYNAPAAEVGVGTVGMPSPLLSPAPPPPPHHHHMQTQSSLEAPSCHSVATSPMTPPQGSGDYFFPYSFQKAGLNTGEVSQPLYRSVATAPMSPLTPAITVPESPCPEIKVTSAETVSSQQGLLHEAHGGVGGDRFDKGPKQPAESNKTTENVPSEVPSAMTLSSSGPAPGQETADGTRDQCVESDVNVGTGQPGPSLTNHGAICSVTTQGGSRERGSAPTEMKLDRNDSEGVWNQRSGRGHYDLGEARQLTVEDFTFDEGQSQNAAAEKTVSLPSPLLSPAPPPPPHHHHMQTQSSLEAPSCHSVATSPMTPPQGSGDYFFPYSFRKAGLDPGEQPQPLYRSVATAPMSPLTPTVKVPEPPCPEIQVVDVKGAAEQADVEGADRATEQGTVKASDAQQEVVQQVRWDEKGMTWEVYGAAVEVEVLGTAIQKHLEKQGEEPGKSPISPPDSPPHSSPPPPPLEPPPSPSPPASPPPPPPDSPPASSPPPPPRSPPEPVSAPSGDGGEVEGVEGGATASEVLVAGEVDVTTEAVKDVEQGAASEAGVCGDKDVEEEVAVVEEVGEAEDEEVVAETSIGEADVGGQEQEEKKTRRRRNPFRAMFRSIRRPRCCSRSHAID; encoded by the coding sequence ATGATGGAAGGTCCCACTATAACCGCGAGTGGACCGAGTCTCGATCGGCACTGCAATCAAGTACCGGAGGGAGCAGGGATGCGTGAGGTGAACTCCAACAGTGAACGGTCTCAACCTGCCCCAGGTGAGGGCAGTGAAACCAGGCCCCCACCGTCAAGGGCAGTGGGTGACACATTCAGCGATGGGGTTACCCAGCCCTCTAAGCATGCAGAACAACCCAGCGGAGATGTGAACAAAGAAAAAGCCTTAGAACATTTCACCACAGAGGACAGCGTGCAGCAGGCCAATCCTGCTTTTCCAGTGACCGGCGACACACCCAGCGAGCTCTCGAAGGTTCCCGCACGCAACGATCAGGGACACAGCAATACACAGCAGACATTTGGGAGGAGCATGACCGTGGTCAACCAGGAACCAACCATACTGGTGACCAACCACGACTCCACCAGTCAAGAGTCAGACGAGGGAGAGACTCCATTGCAGAGCCATTCCTCTGAGTccgaggagaggaaggaggatgACACAGGGCCCGCCAAACCTGACCATGAAGCGGAATGTTCTGGAGACACGCTCGGCTCAAGCGTGGGAAAAACAGTGGCCGAGGAGAAGAAGGAAGGGACAGAGGATGTGCAGCCAGGCATTGTAGAGAATCATGCCAACAAGCCAAGGGAAAAGGTAACAGGAGTCTGTGGCTTGACCAGACTGTCCTACAATGCACCTGCAGCGGAAGTAGGGGTGGGAACAGTGGGTATGCCATCGCCCCTgctctcccctgcccctcctccacccccccaccaccatcacatgcagacacagtcCAGCCTGGAGGCCCCATCCTGCCACTCAGTAGCCACCAGCCCCATGACCCCACCTCAGGGCTCTGGAGACTACTTCTTCCCCTACTCTTTCCAGAAGGCAGGGCTCAACACCGGCGAGGTGTCCCAGCCTCTCTACCGATCCGTCGCCACGGCTCCCATGAGCCCCCTCACCCCCGCCATCACAGTCCCAGAATCCCCCTGTCCTGAGATCAAGGTCACGAGTGCGGAGACTGTGAGCAGCCAGCAAGGGTTACTGCACGAGGCAcatgggggtgtggggggagacAGGTTCGACAAGGGGCCCAAACAACCAGCGGAATCAAACAAGACCACTGAGAATGTGCCCTCAGAGGTGCCCTCAGCCATGACCTTGAGCTCATCCGGCCCCGCTCCAGGACAGGAAACCGCAGACGGAACGAGGGACCAGTGTGTCGAGAGTGACGTTAATGTGGGCACTGGGCAACCAGGCCCTTCACTGACAAATCACGGGGCCATCTGCTCAGTCACTACACAGGGAGGCTCCAGAGAAAGAGGATCAGCACCAACAGAAATGAAGCTTGATAGAAATGACTCTGAGGGTGTATGGAACCAGCGTAGTGGCAGGGGACACTATGACCTGGGAGAGGCCAGGCAGCTCACTGTAGAGGACTTCACCTTTGATGAAGGACAGTCCCAAAACGCAGCTGCAGAGAAAACAGTCAGCCTGCCATCGCCCCTgctctcccctgcccctcctccacccccccaccaccatcacatgcagacacagtcCAGCCTGGAGGCCCCATCCTGCCACTCAGTTGCCACCAGCCCCATGACTCCACCTCAGGGCTCAGGAGACTACTTCTTCCCCTACTCCTTCCGGAAAGCGGGGCTCGACCCTGGCGAGCAGCCCCAGCCCCTGTACCGTTCCGTCGCCACGGCTCCCATgagccccctcacccccaccgtCAAAGTCCCAGAACCCCCCTGTCCTGAGATCCAGGTGGTGGATGTGAAAGGGGCGGCAGAGCAGGCGGATGTAGAGGGAGCGGACAGGGCCACGGAGCAGGGGACGGTGAAGGCAAGCGATGCCCAGCAGGAGGTGGTGCAGCAGGTCCGCTGGGATGAGAAAGGCATGACCTGGGAGGTGTACGGGGCTgcagtggaggtggaggtgctgGGCACAGCCATCCAGAAACACCTGGAGAagcagggggaggagccaggAAAATCGCCCATTTCCCCTCCCGATTCTCCACCCCATTCCTCGCCTCCACCTCCGCCCTTAGAgccacctccctccccttcacctcctgcctctccacctcctcctcctccggacTCACCTCCTGCCTCctcgcctcctcctcctcctcgttcaCCTCCTGAGCCTGTCTCTGCGCCCAGCGGCGATGGCGGAGAAGTAGAAGGAGTAGAAGGAGGGGCCACGGCCAGCGAGGTGCTCGTGGCAGGCGAGGTAGACGTGACCACTGAGGCGGTCAAGGACGTTGAGCAGGGTGCGGCCAGTGAGGCGGGTGTGTGCGGGGACAAGGACGTGGAGGAAGAGGTGGCcgtggtggaggaggtgggcGAGGCCGAAGACGAGGAAGTGGTCGCTGAGACTAGCATCGGTGAGGCGGACGTGGgcgggcaggagcaggaggagaagaagacgAGGCGTCGACGCAACCCGTTCAGAGCCATGTTCAGGAGCATCCGCCGCCCACGGTGCTGCTCCAGATCTCACGCCATTGACTGA